One Chroococcidiopsis sp. TS-821 genomic window carries:
- the upp gene encoding uracil phosphoribosyltransferase — MQAEVTVIDHPLIQHKLTLMRKAETSTAKFRTLLKEISLLLAYEVTRDLPLKTETIKTPLATMEAPVLAPDKKLVIVSILRAGQGILDGMLELMPSARVGHIGLYRDPKTLIAVEYYFKVPHDVEKRDMLVVDPMLATGNSAAAAVTRLKLTNPVSMKFVCLLAAPEGIAHFHELHPDVPIYTAAIDQQLDEHGYIVPGLGDAGDRLFGTR, encoded by the coding sequence ATGCAAGCTGAAGTAACCGTTATCGACCATCCCTTGATTCAGCACAAGCTGACGCTGATGCGTAAAGCCGAAACGAGTACAGCCAAATTTCGCACGTTGTTGAAGGAAATCAGCTTGCTGCTAGCATATGAAGTGACGCGAGATCTTCCGTTAAAAACGGAAACGATCAAAACCCCTTTAGCCACGATGGAAGCACCAGTGCTCGCTCCCGATAAAAAGTTAGTGATTGTTTCCATTTTAAGAGCGGGACAAGGAATTTTAGATGGCATGTTGGAACTGATGCCTTCAGCTAGAGTAGGGCATATTGGTTTATACCGCGACCCCAAAACACTGATTGCCGTTGAATACTATTTCAAAGTACCTCACGACGTTGAGAAGCGCGATATGCTAGTAGTCGATCCAATGCTAGCGACAGGAAACTCAGCAGCAGCAGCGGTGACGCGCTTGAAGTTAACAAATCCTGTTTCTATGAAGTTTGTCTGCTTACTGGCTGCACCCGAAGGAATCGCGCATTTTCACGAACTACACCCTGACGTTCCGATCTACACGGCGGCGATCGACCAGCAGTTGGACGAGCACGGGTACATTGTGCCAGGATTAGGCGATGCAGGCGATCGCTTATTCGGTACGCGCTGA
- a CDS encoding ureidoglycolate lyase, giving the protein MAVAKSIYQLTAQLVTPENFQPYGQVIAASTDGKAYDHSDAQLVLNNGIPRFYIMRLHRRGRKFHTITRHLKCTQCLGSLAGKEWLLAVAPPSSAPQPELDKIAAFRIPGDRFIKLEVGTWHAGPYFEHEFVDFYNLELSDTNINDHDTYNFRQQANLEWEIVL; this is encoded by the coding sequence ATGGCTGTAGCTAAATCAATCTATCAACTCACTGCACAGTTGGTTACACCAGAAAACTTTCAACCTTATGGTCAAGTGATTGCTGCTAGTACTGATGGTAAGGCTTACGACCACAGCGATGCGCAGCTGGTATTAAATAACGGCATTCCTCGCTTCTACATTATGCGCTTGCACCGACGCGGGCGGAAATTCCACACAATTACCCGTCACCTCAAATGTACTCAGTGTTTAGGTTCGCTGGCGGGTAAAGAATGGTTGCTTGCTGTCGCACCCCCAAGTTCTGCACCGCAGCCGGAACTTGACAAAATTGCCGCATTCCGCATTCCTGGCGATCGCTTTATTAAGCTAGAAGTCGGTACTTGGCACGCCGGACCTTACTTTGAACACGAGTTTGTCGATTTTTATAATCTGGAGCTGAGTGACACCAACATCAACGACCACGACACTTATAATTTTCGGCAGCAAGCAAATCTAGAGTGGGAAATTGTCTTGTGA